The stretch of DNA ACAGCGTATTGGTGGAGCCTCATTTGTTGCAGCAAGTGGTATTTAATCTCATTAACAATGCCTGCCAAGCGATGAAAGAAAATGGTCGTTTAAAAGTCTCGAGTTATTCCGGGCGCAGCTCGGTTTACATTGAGATTGAAGACACGGGGCCGGGTATTCCGATAGAAATCCAAAAGCGCATTTTTGAGCCGTTTTTTACTACAAAAAAAGAAGGACATGGAACCGGTCTTGGGTTAAGTATGTCTAAATCAATCATTGAAAAATTCGGGGGCACCATCCAGTTTCAAAACGTGGAACCTCATGGCTGTCGGTTCTTGATCGTGCTCCCACAAAAGACACCGGAGTCCTAATTTGAAAGTGCTGATCGTCGATGATGAAACCTTGGTGCGTCGCTCGTTGCAAAGAGCTTTAAAGTCCAAAGGCTATGAAGTCTTTGAGGCAACAAATGGCGTGGAAGGTTTGCAGATGTGGCGCTCGGAAAAGCCCGATCTGGTATTTTTGGATGTTCTGATGCCGGGCCTCACCGGGCCAGAAGTTTTAAAAGAGGTCGGCGAAACCAATGCTAAAGTTATTTTGATGTCGGCATTTTCGGGCGAGCACAACATGCAGACCGCCCAGCAAATGGGTGCAAATATTTTTGTCCCAAAACCATTTGAGGATATTTTTGGTGTGATCGCTTTAGCAGAAGGTTTAATGTCATGAGAATTATTGCCGGCAAATACCGAGGTCACCAGCTGGTTGCTTTTAAGGCGGATCACATTCGCCCCACTACCGATCGCGTAAAAGAAACGTTGTTCAACAAAATTCAATTTCAAATTGATGGTGCCAACGTTGCCGATCTTTTTTGTGGTACGGGAAATTTGGGGATTGAAGCCCTCTCGCGCGATGCGAAGTTTTGCACTTTCGTGGAAAAGAATCCGAAATCGGTGGCGATTGCTAGACAAAATTTAGAAAAGCTTAAAGTTCCGTCTAATGAATATAAAATAGTCGTGATGGACGTGATTGCATTTTTAAAATCTTTTTCAGGCGAATCCTTCGATATTATTTTGGCAGACCCCCCATTCACCGAAAAAATGGCTCACGCGGTGATGGAAGCGGCCGGGAGCAGTGCGGCTGTGGGCCCCCAAACGATTCTCGCCATCGAATCATTAAAGCAAGAACGTATGGAAGAGCGTTACGGAGTTTTGGTGCGCTATAACCAAAAAGATTATGGCGATAAATACTTAAACATGTTTTGTCATGAATCCGCAATTGAACAAGAGGAATCCAATGGCTAAGATTGCAGTCTATCCGGGAAGTTTTGATCCGATCACCATGGGACATGTGGATATTATCAATCGCATGTCGCCGATGTTTGAACAAGTGATCGTGTTGATCGCGCAGTCTTCACAAAAACAATCGCTTTTTTCTGCTGAGGAGCGTAAGCAGCTTATTGAGCAATCACTCTCGCACCTAAAAAACATTAAAGTTGATATTTTTGAAGGTCTTACCGTCGATTACATGAAGCGAGTAAATGCTCAAGTGATCGTGCGTGGCTTAAGAGCGGTTGTGGATTTTGAATACGAAATGACCATGGCCAATATGAATAAGAAATTAGCGCCAAGCATTGAAACCATGCTGGTCTTCGCAAGCCCCGAATACTACTATATTTCCTCACGCGGTGTGAAAGAGGTTGCCATCAATGGGGGGGCTTTGAAAGGCTTAGTACCAGATACCGTGATTGAAGCCCTTGCTAAAAAAATCAAAAAATAAGGAGCTCCCTTGATCTCACTTTCTAAACGAGCGCAAAATCTAAAGACTTCACCGACTCTAGCCTTGGTGGCGAAAGCCAAAGAGCTGGCTTCGCAAGGTCATGATGTGATCTCGTTAACGGTGGGGGAGCCTGACTGGCAAACTTTCAAGGCGCCGTCTGAAGCGGGTATTGAAGCTATCCAAAAAGGTATCACGAAGTATACGCCGGCGAATGGCACGATCGAGTTGCGTAAAGCGATCTGTGAAAAATTAAAATCAGAATTGAATTTTGACTACGGTCCGAAGGAAATCACGGTGGCTTCAGGCGCCAAGTACGTGATCTTCGCCGCTTTGCAAATGCTTTGTTCCCCCGGCGATGAAGTGATCATCGCCACTCCGTACTGGGTCAGCTATCCCACGATGGTGGAACTTGCCGATGGCGTTCCGCATATCGTTGAATGCGGTGAAAAAGAAAATTTCAAAATCACTCCGGCTTTATTAGAAAAAGCCATCAATGCCAAAACGAGAGCCTTTTTATTCTGTTCACCCAGCAATCCGACGGGACTGGCTTACACGGCGGATGAATTAAAAGCTTTGGCCGACGTTTTACGTAAACATCCTCAAGTGGCCGTGATTTCGGATGATATCTACAACCGCTTGGTTTTTGATGGCACGAAAGTCGCTCCTCACTTATTGCAAGTGGCTCCGGATTTGAAAGATCGCACGATCTTAGTGAATGGTGGCTCTAAAGCTTATTCAATGACAGGATGGCGCATTGGTTGGGCGGCGGGGCCAGAGAAAATCATCACGGCGATGGGCGACTATCAAAGTCAATCCACGGGTTCTCCGTCGAGCATTTCGCAACATGCGTTGCTGGCAGCGCTGAAAAACTCTGAAAGTGATGTCACCCATGTCGTGAAAACTTTGATCTCGCGCAAAAATGCGGGCATGAAAGAATTAGCGACGATTCCGCAGTTTAAAGTCGCTGATCCGCAAGGGGCTTTTTATTTCTGGGTGGATGTGCGGGCTTTTTTAGGCAAAACGTTTAAAGGCCAAAAGATTGCTAACGACAAAGATTTCTGCGGTGTTTTGTTAAATCAATTCTATGTGGCCACCGTTCCTGGGGCTGAGTGCGGTTCTGATGGATTTATGCGCCTGAGCTTTGCGGTGACCGAAGAAACGATGGCTCGCGCCGTGGCTCGCATGCGAGAGTTTGTCGCGCAATTAACGTAATCCATGAGGACCTTCAGCAGGACACCCGGCTTTCGCTTTCTGTTCGTTGTGCTGACTGCAGTGATTGCTGCGGGAGTCATCTTAAAGCTGGGGCTGGATGAGCCTCAGTTTAATCCAGCTTTTCAAGTCGGCGACTCTGTCGTATCAGATAGCGGATCTTTTCAAGTCGAAGCCTTAGATCTTTTGGCTGAACCCGGGGAGCTTGCCACCAAAGCCGAGCTTCGTCGGTTTTATTTAAGACAGCAAGAATGGCGTCATATCTTAGAATCTCCTTCGGCAGAGTTGGTTCGCAAAGAAGTTCGTCAGCCATTGCAAAAAATGCATCGAAAGCTCAAGGATCTTTCTGCCGTATTTTGGATTCCTTTGATCGTGGGCTTGGGAACTTTGATCATCGGTGGTTGGATCTGGTCTTTAAAGCCACAAGATACGGCTGTGCGTTTATTTGCATTAAGTGGATTTGCCACGTTTCTTTCGGCTCTGCCTTCTTCGGTGTACACTTCGCGCGAGGGGCCGCTGTCTGAAAATCTTTTTAGAGTTTTAGAAACTCTCAATGCGTGGGGGGCGGCTTTATTCGGGATCGCCGTCTTAGCTTTGTTTTTGATTTATCCCGTAAGATTAAAACATTGGAAAAAGGTCTCTTTATTTGAAGCAGCCTTCTTTGTCCT from Bdellovibrio bacteriovorus encodes:
- a CDS encoding response regulator; protein product: MLIVDDETLVRRSLQRALKSKGYEVFEATNGVEGLQMWRSEKPDLVFLDVLMPGLTGPEVLKEVGETNAKVILMSAFSGEHNMQTAQQMGANIFVPKPFEDIFGVIALAEGLMS
- the rsmD gene encoding 16S rRNA (guanine(966)-N(2))-methyltransferase RsmD, whose amino-acid sequence is MRIIAGKYRGHQLVAFKADHIRPTTDRVKETLFNKIQFQIDGANVADLFCGTGNLGIEALSRDAKFCTFVEKNPKSVAIARQNLEKLKVPSNEYKIVVMDVIAFLKSFSGESFDIILADPPFTEKMAHAVMEAAGSSAAVGPQTILAIESLKQERMEERYGVLVRYNQKDYGDKYLNMFCHESAIEQEESNG
- the coaD gene encoding pantetheine-phosphate adenylyltransferase; translation: MAKIAVYPGSFDPITMGHVDIINRMSPMFEQVIVLIAQSSQKQSLFSAEERKQLIEQSLSHLKNIKVDIFEGLTVDYMKRVNAQVIVRGLRAVVDFEYEMTMANMNKKLAPSIETMLVFASPEYYYISSRGVKEVAINGGALKGLVPDTVIEALAKKIKK
- a CDS encoding pyridoxal phosphate-dependent aminotransferase; this encodes MISLSKRAQNLKTSPTLALVAKAKELASQGHDVISLTVGEPDWQTFKAPSEAGIEAIQKGITKYTPANGTIELRKAICEKLKSELNFDYGPKEITVASGAKYVIFAALQMLCSPGDEVIIATPYWVSYPTMVELADGVPHIVECGEKENFKITPALLEKAINAKTRAFLFCSPSNPTGLAYTADELKALADVLRKHPQVAVISDDIYNRLVFDGTKVAPHLLQVAPDLKDRTILVNGGSKAYSMTGWRIGWAAGPEKIITAMGDYQSQSTGSPSSISQHALLAALKNSESDVTHVVKTLISRKNAGMKELATIPQFKVADPQGAFYFWVDVRAFLGKTFKGQKIANDKDFCGVLLNQFYVATVPGAECGSDGFMRLSFAVTEETMARAVARMREFVAQLT